One stretch of Alcaligenes faecalis DNA includes these proteins:
- the nadE gene encoding ammonia-dependent NAD(+) synthetase, whose protein sequence is MTDDQRALQASIRAELGITDHFDVQQEIERRVRFLSDYLLRTGCRSLVLGISGGVDSLAAGCLSQRAVELAREQGHQAQFIAVRLPYGEQADEKDAQGGLKVINPDQTLVVNVKPASDAMLEQLLASGLKFRDAAQQDFLMGNIKARQRMVAQYAIAGANGGLVVGTDHAAEALMGFFTKFGDGAADITPLAGLNKRRVRALATAMGATDALVFKVPTADLESLSPLKPDEDAFGVSYDQIDDFLEGKAIDDDATQIIIKTFRASAHKRALPVAP, encoded by the coding sequence ATGACTGATGATCAACGCGCTTTGCAAGCCAGTATCCGTGCGGAATTGGGGATCACGGATCATTTCGATGTTCAGCAGGAGATCGAACGTCGCGTCCGCTTTCTAAGTGACTATTTGCTGCGCACCGGCTGCCGTAGCCTGGTCCTGGGGATCAGCGGGGGCGTGGACTCTCTGGCAGCAGGGTGCCTGTCTCAGCGAGCCGTAGAGCTGGCACGTGAGCAAGGCCATCAGGCGCAATTCATCGCCGTGCGTTTGCCTTACGGTGAACAGGCTGACGAGAAAGATGCCCAAGGTGGCCTGAAGGTCATCAATCCCGACCAGACCTTGGTCGTGAACGTGAAGCCCGCATCGGATGCCATGCTGGAGCAATTGCTGGCCTCCGGCCTGAAATTCCGTGATGCCGCTCAACAGGATTTTTTGATGGGCAATATCAAAGCCCGTCAACGCATGGTGGCGCAGTACGCGATTGCCGGTGCGAATGGTGGTTTGGTGGTCGGCACAGACCACGCCGCTGAAGCCTTGATGGGTTTCTTCACCAAATTTGGTGACGGCGCTGCCGACATCACCCCCTTGGCGGGTTTGAACAAACGCCGCGTGCGCGCTCTGGCCACGGCAATGGGTGCAACTGATGCTTTGGTCTTTAAAGTCCCGACCGCCGATCTGGAAAGCCTGAGCCCCTTGAAACCAGACGAAGATGCCTTTGGTGTCAGCTATGACCAGATTGATGATTTTCTGGAGGGCAAAGCGATTGATGATGACGCCACGCAGATCATCATCAAAACCTTCCGTGCTTCGGCGCATAAACGTGCATTGCCGGTGGCACCCTGA
- a CDS encoding AI-2E family transporter produces MQPVLPAFLIARWLLLLLLAAGVYFLKGFLVPVLAALIIGLAGWPLYKRLVVRCNGRTALAATLALLVVIVVLVVPLSLALSFAIQEASSFITWALAANRYGTPTPEWIKAMPLMGERLTEYWQVYLGEPHALGELVEMVSGQHLGNIYRMVLSATGNVFHLLLTVLFMLITLFFIFKDGDRLLVQLDIVGERVLPGRWQRFSRVVPATVNSTVTGMGLIALGEGVVLGIAYWIAGVPSPVLLGVITGFMALIPGGAPLSFTLVSLYLVGSGHLVAGVSLFLWGAIELFIVDKTLRPRLVGGPVKLPFLPTFFGLVGGVQTMGIVGLFIGPVLMALLVAIWREWIRNGQAVAGD; encoded by the coding sequence ATGCAACCCGTCTTACCCGCATTCCTCATCGCTCGCTGGCTATTGCTGCTATTGCTGGCCGCAGGCGTCTACTTTTTGAAGGGATTTCTGGTCCCTGTTCTGGCCGCGCTGATCATAGGCCTGGCCGGTTGGCCCTTATATAAACGGCTGGTCGTACGCTGCAATGGCCGCACCGCACTGGCTGCCACACTGGCCCTGCTGGTCGTCATCGTGGTCCTGGTCGTGCCTTTGTCCCTGGCCTTGTCCTTTGCGATCCAGGAAGCCAGCAGCTTCATCACTTGGGCGCTGGCCGCTAACCGCTACGGCACACCCACCCCGGAATGGATCAAAGCCATGCCCCTGATGGGCGAGCGCTTGACCGAGTACTGGCAAGTCTATTTAGGCGAGCCTCACGCGCTGGGTGAGCTGGTCGAGATGGTTAGCGGCCAGCACCTGGGCAATATCTACCGCATGGTCCTGTCTGCCACAGGCAACGTATTCCACCTGCTGCTGACCGTGCTGTTCATGCTGATCACGCTGTTCTTCATCTTCAAGGATGGCGACAGACTGCTGGTGCAATTGGATATTGTTGGTGAACGCGTCCTGCCAGGCCGCTGGCAGCGTTTCTCCCGCGTCGTCCCTGCTACCGTGAACTCTACCGTTACCGGCATGGGGTTGATCGCCTTGGGCGAGGGCGTGGTCCTGGGGATTGCCTACTGGATTGCAGGGGTGCCTTCGCCTGTATTGCTGGGTGTGATTACCGGCTTCATGGCGTTGATTCCCGGTGGTGCGCCTTTGTCCTTTACCTTGGTGTCGCTCTACCTGGTTGGCTCCGGCCATCTGGTTGCCGGTGTCAGCCTGTTCCTGTGGGGCGCTATTGAGCTATTCATCGTCGATAAAACACTCCGACCACGTCTGGTTGGTGGGCCGGTGAAACTGCCATTCCTGCCGACTTTCTTTGGCCTGGTTGGCGGTGTGCAAACAATGGGCATCGTGGGCTTGTTCATCGGCCCGGTCCTGATGGCTTTGTTGGTTGCGATCTGGAGAGAGTGGATTCGTAACGGGCAAGCTGTGGCAGGGGACTAA
- a CDS encoding P-loop ATPase, Sll1717 family gives MDAESDERFLRDCFLNTGDIDSLVDCEDPKRIVVGRVGAGKSALLSRLLDVQQNAIEIRAEALSLGYVANSDIIQFFEAAGVKLDLFYQLLWRHVFVVELLCRRYKINAKDPWGFLDQFRDLFQRDPAKKRAVEYLKQWNDKFWQDTETRVKEFTTKLEKTLSAAVDAKKHGITLNAAGARVLTNEAKAEVLHKAQAIVNENQVRELGEIIDLLADEIFTDPKNRFYLVIDRLDDSWVDDRIRFKLIRALIETVRAFQRVRSVKAIVALREDLLRTVFEKTRDAGFQEEKFEGLILRLRWSKSQLKNLLDLRIDKLIKEQYTQRTVRFDDVFRSEVRGESAIDYLIARTLLRPRDVIAFVNSCIELCEGKETVPSSTVQDAERAYSLGRLRSLRDEWSGHYSSLDACTEILRGRNSHFKYSEITQIQLEDCLQEHWLELPDTDPVGHVAQLYLQNQRSVNACLIQVLKVLYTTSIIGIKPEAAERASWSHLDDRGISDGQYKKSSSINVHPMLWRALDITPPARRDKRRRGGEERTKEPLPRR, from the coding sequence ATGGACGCTGAGTCTGACGAGCGTTTCCTCAGAGATTGCTTCCTAAACACTGGCGATATTGACTCTCTGGTCGACTGTGAAGACCCGAAACGTATCGTTGTTGGACGCGTAGGAGCAGGCAAGAGTGCTCTTCTGTCACGTTTGCTTGATGTTCAACAAAATGCTATAGAAATTCGCGCAGAAGCTCTTTCGCTAGGCTATGTAGCCAACTCAGACATCATCCAATTCTTCGAAGCCGCAGGAGTAAAATTAGACCTTTTCTATCAATTGCTGTGGCGACATGTCTTTGTTGTTGAGCTACTTTGCAGACGCTACAAAATAAATGCAAAAGACCCATGGGGATTTCTAGATCAATTTCGTGATCTTTTCCAAAGAGACCCTGCTAAAAAACGAGCTGTAGAATATCTGAAACAATGGAATGACAAATTTTGGCAGGATACAGAAACAAGAGTAAAAGAATTTACAACCAAGCTCGAGAAAACCTTATCAGCTGCTGTTGATGCAAAAAAACATGGCATAACATTAAATGCTGCAGGTGCACGCGTGCTTACTAACGAAGCGAAAGCCGAAGTTCTTCATAAAGCACAAGCGATCGTGAATGAAAATCAAGTTCGTGAATTGGGTGAAATTATTGACTTACTAGCAGACGAGATATTCACAGATCCAAAAAATAGATTTTATCTAGTAATTGATCGACTGGATGATTCTTGGGTAGATGATCGAATAAGATTCAAATTAATCCGCGCTCTTATTGAAACTGTTAGAGCTTTTCAACGCGTCAGATCAGTAAAAGCCATAGTAGCTTTACGAGAAGATCTTCTTCGAACAGTATTTGAAAAAACTCGTGATGCCGGATTTCAAGAGGAGAAATTTGAAGGGCTAATTCTTCGGTTACGGTGGAGCAAAAGTCAGCTTAAAAATCTATTAGATCTACGTATTGATAAACTTATCAAAGAACAATATACGCAAAGAACTGTTAGATTTGACGATGTTTTTCGCAGTGAAGTACGCGGTGAGTCAGCCATAGACTATTTAATTGCACGTACACTCTTAAGACCTCGCGATGTTATTGCTTTTGTAAATTCATGCATCGAACTTTGCGAAGGAAAAGAAACAGTCCCATCCTCCACTGTTCAAGACGCAGAAAGAGCATATTCTTTAGGTAGATTACGATCGCTTAGAGATGAATGGAGTGGTCATTACTCGTCATTAGATGCATGCACAGAAATCTTGAGGGGCAGAAACTCTCATTTTAAATACTCTGAAATTACACAAATACAATTGGAAGATTGTCTTCAAGAGCACTGGCTTGAGCTCCCAGATACCGACCCAGTGGGCCACGTTGCTCAGCTGTATCTTCAAAATCAGCGTAGTGTCAATGCCTGCCTAATTCAGGTTCTCAAGGTGTTATATACCACATCTATTATTGGCATAAAGCCTGAGGCGGCAGAGCGAGCTAGTTGGTCTCATTTGGATGACCGAGGTATTTCGGATGGTCAATACAAGAAAAGCTCTTCAATCAATGTTCATCCAATGTTATGGCGCGCTCTCGACATCACCCCTCCTGCTAGAAGGGATAAGCGCCGCCGGGGAGGAGAAGAGCGCACTAAAGAGCCCCTACCTCGAAGATAA